From the genome of Bradyrhizobium elkanii USDA 76, one region includes:
- the accD gene encoding acetyl-CoA carboxylase, carboxyltransferase subunit beta, with translation MNWLTNVVRPKIRNILRRETPENLWIKCPDSGQLVFYKDVEANQFVIPGSNYHMRMGAVARLKSIFDNETWFDVALPEVTADPLKFRDERKYVDRIKDARTKTGLNDAIKVGYGKLEGAGVVVAVQDFDFMGGSLGMAAGEAMVRGLELAVEKKSPFIVFAASGGARMQEGILSLMQMPRTTVGVQMLREARQPYIVVLTNPTTGGVTASYAMLGDIQIAEPGALIGFAGARVIEQTIREKLPDGFQRAEYLREHGMVDMVVHRHEMKATLARLCRLLTKAPALESASKPTAAVTEPAQIVTAPETVPAAPHA, from the coding sequence ATGAATTGGCTCACCAACGTCGTCCGGCCGAAGATCCGCAACATCCTGCGGCGCGAGACGCCGGAAAACCTCTGGATCAAGTGTCCGGATTCCGGGCAGCTCGTGTTCTACAAGGACGTCGAGGCCAACCAGTTCGTGATCCCCGGCTCGAACTACCACATGCGCATGGGCGCGGTGGCCCGGCTGAAGTCGATCTTCGACAACGAGACCTGGTTCGACGTCGCGCTGCCCGAGGTGACGGCGGATCCGCTGAAATTCCGCGACGAGCGCAAATATGTCGACCGCATCAAGGACGCCCGCACCAAGACCGGGCTGAACGACGCGATCAAGGTCGGCTACGGCAAGCTCGAGGGCGCCGGCGTCGTGGTCGCGGTGCAGGATTTCGATTTCATGGGCGGCTCGCTCGGCATGGCCGCCGGTGAAGCGATGGTGCGCGGGCTCGAGCTCGCGGTCGAGAAGAAGTCGCCCTTCATCGTGTTCGCCGCATCCGGCGGCGCGCGGATGCAGGAAGGCATCCTGTCGCTGATGCAGATGCCGCGCACCACCGTCGGCGTGCAGATGCTGCGCGAGGCGCGCCAGCCCTACATCGTGGTGCTGACCAATCCGACCACCGGCGGCGTCACCGCATCCTATGCGATGCTCGGCGACATCCAGATCGCCGAGCCCGGCGCGCTGATCGGCTTTGCCGGCGCGCGCGTGATCGAGCAGACCATCCGCGAGAAGCTGCCGGACGGCTTTCAGCGCGCCGAATATCTGCGCGAGCACGGCATGGTCGACATGGTGGTGCACCGCCACGAGATGAAGGCTACGCTGGCGCGGCTGTGCCGCCTGCTGACCAAGGCGCCGGCGCTCGAATCCGCATCGAAGCCCACGGCCGCGGTCACCGAGCCGGCCCAGATCGTCACGGCGCCGGAGACGGTGCCGGCCGCGCCGCACGCGTGA